The following proteins are encoded in a genomic region of Pseudodesulfovibrio mercurii:
- a CDS encoding YhjD/YihY/BrkB family envelope integrity protein, which yields MSLVKKAMQLRRQFLEDIWERNVPGTPFVVRIWRGACRLVYLIGFSFIKDQTIIRAAALTFTTILSIVPFLAVAFSISKGFGFQNTGKMRDLILHLTTGQPEVADKIIEYIDRTNVQALGWVGVVTLLFTVLSLVGTIEKAFNVIWSVDKGRSAWRRITDFFPIILFGPIFLFVASSFNFSLQNQEMISRVMSLKAIGYLETAFLKTVPYLLIIMAFSMMYAFIPNTRVRLRAAIIGGVVGGVLWQMAQWLYINWQIGAVKYNAIYGSFAQLPLLLVWIYLSWVIVLLGAQVSHAWQNINSFVKQRYFGTATPYERQKIAVLMMVVLAKRFHEGAPLPSVEEISDGLMAPASLVSDLFRVLQQAGYTVPAEVPGHEVFAPARELTDVRVLDVIRAINMEGERRVFAEFDEKYGFLERVLGQLGKATANSEANLTLLQCAEEYPGAVFSIAPGDEPDRSPQG from the coding sequence ATGAGTCTGGTCAAAAAGGCCATGCAGCTGAGGCGGCAGTTCCTCGAGGACATATGGGAGCGCAACGTCCCCGGCACGCCCTTCGTGGTGCGCATCTGGCGGGGGGCCTGCCGTCTGGTCTACCTGATCGGCTTCAGCTTCATCAAGGACCAGACCATCATCCGCGCGGCGGCCCTGACCTTCACCACCATCCTGTCCATCGTTCCGTTCCTGGCCGTGGCCTTCTCCATCTCCAAGGGGTTCGGCTTCCAGAACACCGGCAAGATGCGCGACCTGATCCTGCACCTGACCACGGGCCAGCCCGAGGTGGCGGACAAGATCATCGAGTACATCGACCGGACCAACGTCCAGGCCCTGGGCTGGGTCGGCGTGGTCACGCTCCTCTTCACGGTCCTCTCCCTGGTGGGGACCATCGAGAAGGCCTTCAACGTCATCTGGAGCGTGGACAAGGGGCGCTCGGCCTGGCGGCGGATCACGGATTTCTTCCCGATCATCCTCTTCGGCCCCATCTTTCTGTTCGTGGCCTCGAGCTTCAACTTCAGCCTGCAGAACCAGGAGATGATCTCCCGGGTCATGAGCCTCAAGGCCATCGGCTACCTGGAGACCGCGTTCCTCAAGACCGTGCCGTATCTCCTGATCATCATGGCCTTTTCCATGATGTACGCCTTCATCCCCAACACCCGGGTGCGCCTCCGGGCCGCGATCATCGGCGGGGTGGTCGGCGGGGTCCTGTGGCAGATGGCCCAGTGGCTGTACATCAACTGGCAGATCGGCGCGGTCAAGTACAACGCCATCTACGGCAGCTTCGCCCAGTTGCCCCTGCTCCTGGTCTGGATCTACCTGAGCTGGGTCATCGTCCTGCTCGGCGCCCAGGTCAGCCACGCCTGGCAGAACATCAATTCCTTCGTCAAGCAGCGCTATTTCGGCACGGCCACGCCCTACGAGCGGCAGAAGATCGCGGTATTGATGATGGTCGTCCTGGCCAAGCGGTTCCACGAGGGCGCGCCCCTGCCGTCCGTGGAGGAGATCTCCGACGGTCTCATGGCCCCCGCCTCCCTGGTCTCGGACCTGTTCCGGGTGCTCCAGCAAGCGGGCTACACGGTCCCGGCCGAGGTGCCGGGGCATGAGGTCTTCGCCCCGGCCCGCGAACTGACGGACGTGCGCGTGCTCGACGTCATCCGGGCCATCAACATGGAGGGCGAGCGGAGGGTCTTCGCCGAATTCGACGAGAAGTACGGCTTCCTGGAACGCGTCCTGGGCCAGCTCGGCAAGGCCACGGCCAACAGCGAGGCCAACCTGACCCTGCTGCAATGCGCCGAGGAATACCCCGGAGCCGTCTTCAGCATCGCGCCCGGCGACGAGCCGGACCGCTCCCCGCAGGGCTGA